From Gimesia panareensis, the proteins below share one genomic window:
- a CDS encoding Gfo/Idh/MocA family protein, with protein sequence MSRRRFLATSASAAAAIGFGAPAIVRGTNLNEKLNIAIIGSGGRGGSNLRSVSSENITVLCDVNEQNLFRASQSHPKAKKFKDFREVYDHQDQFDAVVVSTCEHTHAFATLPALQLKKHVYCEKPLTHSVWEARVIREAARDAGVATQMGTQIHASDNYRRVVELIETGAIGPVQEAHVWVSRAWGWHPSEAEARAAKDIVYSDKRPSHSDEIPKGLDWDLWLGPAPERPFNNIYFPGPKWYRWWDFGNGTMSDLGSHWIDLPFWALKLDYPLTIEAAGPPIQKEIAPASMQAVYEYGQRGDLPPVTVGWYQGTNKPKLWEEGKIPQWANGVLFVGSKGMLLSDYRKHVLLPEKEFADFKPPEPYIPKSLGHHAEWIHACKTGAPTTCNFEYAGLLTEANHLGNVAYRTGKKLHWDTQAMRATNAPESDQYIRREYRKGWKLI encoded by the coding sequence ATGTCCCGCAGACGCTTTCTGGCGACCTCTGCCTCTGCAGCAGCTGCGATTGGCTTTGGCGCACCTGCGATTGTCCGCGGTACCAATCTGAATGAAAAACTCAATATTGCCATCATTGGATCCGGGGGCAGGGGAGGCAGCAACCTGCGATCTGTCTCTTCTGAAAACATCACGGTTCTGTGTGACGTCAATGAACAGAATCTGTTCCGGGCATCCCAGAGCCATCCCAAGGCGAAGAAGTTTAAAGACTTCCGCGAAGTCTATGATCATCAGGATCAGTTTGATGCTGTTGTTGTGAGCACCTGCGAGCATACCCATGCTTTCGCGACACTGCCGGCACTCCAGTTGAAAAAGCATGTCTATTGTGAGAAGCCGTTGACCCACAGCGTCTGGGAAGCACGGGTGATTCGTGAGGCGGCTCGAGATGCGGGTGTGGCGACTCAAATGGGGACGCAGATCCATGCCAGCGATAATTATCGACGTGTTGTCGAACTGATCGAGACGGGAGCGATCGGTCCTGTGCAGGAAGCACATGTCTGGGTTTCCCGTGCCTGGGGCTGGCATCCTTCAGAAGCGGAAGCACGGGCAGCGAAAGACATCGTTTATTCTGACAAACGTCCCAGTCACAGTGATGAGATTCCCAAAGGGCTGGACTGGGATCTCTGGTTAGGACCCGCTCCGGAGCGGCCGTTCAACAATATTTATTTCCCCGGCCCCAAATGGTATCGCTGGTGGGATTTCGGAAATGGAACGATGTCTGACCTGGGCAGCCACTGGATTGATCTCCCCTTCTGGGCATTGAAACTGGATTACCCGTTGACGATTGAAGCGGCAGGCCCTCCGATTCAGAAAGAGATCGCCCCTGCCTCCATGCAGGCGGTTTATGAGTATGGTCAGCGTGGCGATCTGCCTCCGGTGACCGTAGGCTGGTACCAGGGCACCAATAAGCCCAAACTCTGGGAAGAAGGAAAAATCCCTCAATGGGCAAACGGTGTCTTATTTGTCGGTTCGAAGGGGATGCTGCTTTCCGATTATCGCAAGCATGTATTGCTGCCTGAAAAAGAATTCGCTGACTTCAAACCGCCTGAACCCTACATTCCTAAATCACTGGGACATCATGCCGAATGGATCCATGCCTGTAAAACTGGTGCGCCCACGACCTGTAATTTCGAATACGCGGGCCTGCTGACCGAAGCGAATCACCTGGGTAATGTCGCTTATCGTACGGGTAAAAAGCTGCACTGGGATACACAGGCGATGCGGGCCACCAATGCGCCGGAATCCGATCAATACATCCGTCGCGAATATCGCAAAGGCTGGAAGCTGATTTAG
- a CDS encoding LexA family protein — protein sequence MKAAGEVTRQKLTEKQHAIYSFIKQEITEQRLSPTVREIADQFGIRSSNGVMCHLRALERKGWIKRDYYLSRGITLVAEPVTQFLTLTPGEAGCLGDVYVGCVGVEDRSVTLEFIAPDTMGEVHKDA from the coding sequence ATGAAAGCAGCAGGAGAAGTCACACGACAAAAACTGACGGAAAAACAACACGCGATCTATTCCTTTATTAAACAGGAAATCACTGAGCAGCGGCTGTCGCCAACCGTCCGTGAAATTGCAGATCAGTTCGGCATTCGTTCTTCCAACGGTGTCATGTGCCATCTGCGTGCCCTGGAACGTAAGGGCTGGATCAAACGGGACTACTATCTTTCCCGCGGTATCACATTAGTCGCGGAACCGGTAACACAGTTCCTCACGTTGACTCCTGGAGAAGCTGGCTGCCTGGGGGATGTCTACGTGGGTTGTGTGGGCGTAGAAGATCGCAGCGTCACGCTGGAGTTCATTGCCCCCGACACAATGGGCGAAGTTCACAAGGATGCCTGA
- a CDS encoding PVC-type heme-binding CxxCH protein, which translates to MTSQLIRVSVLSCLSFVVLSLSAISQAEEMPRVPAGFTIERVTNSELTKYPMMAGFDDQGRLYIAESSGENTRAPQLIKEPKSMIRVLEDLDGDGRFDKSTVFADKLTLPMGALWHEGSLYVASPPNIWKLTDHDGDGVADERKIIVDSFGFSGNAASIHGCFRGPEGRLYWCDGRHGHEFKDKSGKVTSKGLAARIFSCKPDGSDIEVHCGGGMDNPVEIDFTPEGEVIGSVNILMTRPRVDCLVHWLEGGVYPHFEDCVAEFKRTGDLLGPITRFGHVAVSGMLRYRSPHFGPEYQGNIFTSIFNTHKVIRTQLVRSGATFETKQEDFLVSDDPDFHVTDVVEDADGSLLVINTGGWFRIGCPQSQISKPDIHGAIYRIRKSGTPPVKDPYGLAVIWESLSPEQKIRLLNDPRPFVQRKAIDELAKDGDRAVPMLASVVSAPAGPFYNDTSRRNAVWALTRIDTKQARAAIQNGLSSSESVQMTAAKSLGTLRDANSVTQLTQLLKSEKPAVQRNAATALGRICEAGRRGDTISDADLQTVVESLFLAIKGSPDRTLEHALIYALIRIDQRDLILAGLSDSSPAVRRAALIALDQMNSGNLTRELVPPLLDTDDPALQKEALTIIGEHAGWAGETLSLLKTWLSEETLSEERATVLRGFLIAQAADPEVQALIAQALTSPKTSHSAKSILLEVIQRSALKEFPVAWRKALEQTLKTKDPELQILVIRTAQTNDLPELSGLLKSLALDPEQPATLRIEALSAVGSQLKSVDPETFQFLMSRMNEEYPPLDRLAAARALAGLPHSAAQLIQLSKQLDAPGPLALPVLLRAYAKSTDEPVGLALIKGLNDSSVATNLSADELASLLKKYPESVQKAADPLLKKLGVDLAQQKAHLESLKPLLTEGQIEEGRKIFFGKKAACSGCHTVDNQGGKVGPDLTRIGAIRTGTDLLEAIALPSASFARGYRSYLVVTDAGRIHTGVISRESTDTVYLRTTDLSEVRIPREEIEIMKESPISIMPKGLEQRLTPQEIRDLLAYLQNRK; encoded by the coding sequence GTGACTTCTCAACTGATTCGCGTTTCCGTTCTAAGTTGTCTGTCCTTTGTTGTGCTGTCTCTCTCTGCGATTTCTCAAGCAGAAGAGATGCCCCGCGTCCCCGCGGGCTTTACGATTGAGCGCGTCACGAACAGTGAGCTGACGAAATATCCCATGATGGCGGGATTTGATGATCAGGGGCGGCTGTACATCGCCGAGAGTTCCGGTGAAAACACGCGGGCGCCTCAGTTGATCAAAGAGCCGAAAAGCATGATCCGCGTGCTGGAAGACCTGGACGGCGACGGGCGGTTTGACAAGAGCACCGTGTTTGCCGACAAGCTGACATTACCCATGGGCGCGCTCTGGCACGAAGGATCACTGTATGTCGCCAGTCCTCCCAATATCTGGAAGCTGACCGACCATGATGGGGATGGAGTGGCGGATGAGCGAAAGATCATTGTCGATTCGTTCGGCTTCTCCGGAAATGCCGCCAGTATTCACGGCTGTTTTCGCGGACCGGAAGGACGTCTTTACTGGTGCGATGGTCGACATGGTCATGAATTCAAAGACAAGTCCGGCAAGGTCACCAGTAAAGGACTGGCAGCCCGGATCTTTTCCTGTAAACCCGATGGCTCTGATATCGAAGTCCACTGTGGTGGCGGAATGGACAACCCGGTCGAAATCGACTTCACTCCCGAAGGGGAAGTCATCGGGTCGGTCAACATCCTGATGACACGACCGCGGGTCGACTGCCTCGTGCACTGGCTGGAAGGAGGCGTGTATCCGCACTTTGAAGATTGTGTCGCCGAGTTTAAACGGACGGGCGACCTGCTGGGCCCCATCACCCGTTTTGGCCATGTCGCCGTCTCAGGGATGCTGCGCTACCGTTCGCCTCATTTCGGCCCCGAATATCAGGGCAACATCTTCACGTCCATTTTCAACACTCACAAAGTGATTCGCACCCAGCTGGTGCGCAGCGGTGCTACCTTTGAAACAAAGCAGGAAGATTTTCTCGTCTCAGATGATCCTGATTTTCATGTAACTGATGTCGTAGAAGACGCTGATGGCAGTCTGCTGGTCATCAATACCGGCGGCTGGTTCCGGATCGGTTGTCCTCAGTCGCAAATTTCCAAGCCGGACATCCATGGCGCCATCTACCGGATTCGCAAATCGGGTACACCTCCCGTAAAAGATCCCTACGGTCTGGCTGTGATCTGGGAATCCCTGTCGCCTGAGCAGAAGATTCGGCTCTTAAACGATCCACGTCCCTTTGTGCAGCGGAAGGCCATCGATGAATTAGCCAAAGATGGTGACCGCGCGGTTCCCATGCTGGCGAGTGTCGTCTCTGCTCCCGCTGGTCCATTCTACAACGATACCAGTAGACGTAACGCCGTCTGGGCGCTGACCCGTATCGACACCAAACAGGCTCGGGCTGCAATTCAGAACGGCCTGAGTTCTTCAGAATCGGTTCAGATGACCGCAGCCAAAAGTCTGGGAACATTACGCGATGCAAACTCTGTTACTCAATTGACTCAACTTCTGAAGTCCGAGAAACCAGCGGTCCAGCGTAATGCCGCCACTGCTCTGGGACGCATCTGCGAAGCGGGACGCCGGGGCGACACGATCTCTGACGCCGACCTGCAGACCGTAGTCGAATCACTGTTCCTGGCGATCAAGGGCTCACCGGATCGGACTTTGGAACACGCTCTCATTTACGCCCTGATTCGCATCGACCAGCGTGATCTCATCCTGGCTGGTTTGAGTGATTCCAGTCCTGCTGTCCGTCGAGCCGCGCTGATTGCCCTGGATCAGATGAATTCCGGAAACCTGACACGCGAACTGGTGCCCCCCCTGCTCGACACCGATGACCCTGCCCTGCAGAAAGAAGCACTGACCATCATCGGCGAACATGCAGGCTGGGCAGGCGAAACTCTGAGCCTGTTGAAAACCTGGTTGAGTGAAGAAACACTAAGTGAGGAACGCGCTACTGTCCTGCGAGGGTTCCTGATCGCACAGGCGGCTGATCCGGAAGTACAGGCCTTAATTGCCCAGGCATTGACTAGTCCAAAAACATCGCATTCTGCCAAAAGCATCTTACTGGAAGTCATTCAACGTTCTGCTTTGAAAGAGTTTCCGGTGGCCTGGCGCAAGGCACTCGAGCAGACTCTGAAAACAAAAGATCCGGAGCTGCAGATCCTGGTGATTCGCACTGCACAAACCAATGATCTCCCCGAGTTAAGTGGACTGTTAAAATCACTGGCACTCGACCCTGAGCAGCCGGCGACATTGAGAATCGAAGCGTTGTCCGCAGTGGGATCGCAACTCAAGTCTGTCGACCCGGAAACGTTTCAGTTCCTGATGTCACGTATGAACGAAGAGTATCCGCCACTGGATCGACTGGCTGCAGCCCGGGCGCTGGCCGGCTTACCGCATTCGGCAGCACAATTGATTCAATTATCGAAACAGCTGGATGCACCAGGGCCCCTGGCCTTGCCCGTGCTGTTAAGAGCCTATGCGAAAAGTACTGACGAACCAGTGGGGCTGGCCCTGATTAAAGGCTTGAACGATTCTTCTGTCGCCACAAACCTGTCTGCTGATGAATTGGCCAGTCTGTTAAAGAAGTATCCGGAATCGGTCCAGAAAGCAGCTGACCCGCTCCTGAAAAAACTGGGGGTCGACCTGGCACAACAGAAGGCGCATCTGGAATCACTGAAACCACTACTCACGGAAGGTCAGATCGAGGAAGGTCGCAAAATCTTCTTCGGCAAGAAAGCGGCCTGCTCCGGCTGCCATACGGTTGATAATCAGGGGGGCAAAGTCGGTCCTGATCTGACTCGCATCGGTGCCATTCGAACCGGAACCGATCTGCTGGAAGCAATCGCGCTCCCCAGCGCCAGCTTTGCCCGCGGATATCGCTCCTATCTGGTCGTAACCGATGCCGGGCGGATTCATACCGGCGTCATCAGTCGTGAATCGACGGACACGGTTTACCTGCGGACTACTGACCTGTCAGAGGTCCGGATTCCCCGCGAGGAAATCGAAATCATGAAAGAATCGCCGATTTCGATCATGCCCAAGGGGCTCGAACAGCGTTTAACTCCGCAGGAAATCCGGGATTTACTTGCTTACCTCCAGAACCGCAAGTAA
- a CDS encoding sulfatase family protein, with product MFNGSVWLRLLFCLTLAFNLVLTAAAQSAEKSKRPNILFAIADDWGWPHAGAYGDPVVKTPTFDRLAREGVLFQNAYVSSPSCTPSRGAILTGKYHWQLDAGANLHCIFPDRLETYPEVLKAHGYSVGHTGKAWGPGRTETRSRELAGKRFKNFQDFLSQRDGDAPFCFWLGSSDPHRPYAPGSGAESGMDLSKIKLAACFPDAPEVRSDVADYYFEVQRFDQLVGDALKLLETNGELDNTIIFMTGDHGMPFPRGKSCLYDTGTRVPLAARWPAHIQPKRSVTDFVSLIDLAPTFYEAAGVKIPKDVTGKSLMPVLDAPGSGRIVASRDEIFFGKERHVPSQEAPDMGGYPCRAIRTDDFLYIHNFRPDRWPAGTPNYTKAAIPGTWYGDCDNGPTKTYMIANKDKDAEHRRLYELAFGKLPAEELYDLRNDPDQLQNVAEDPMYQMIKVKLAKELHQKLVATHDPRELGQGDALEKHPYLGGGPKHPSLEKKRKKRKQKPVK from the coding sequence ATGTTTAATGGTTCTGTGTGGTTACGTCTGCTGTTCTGTCTCACGCTTGCGTTCAATCTTGTTTTGACTGCTGCAGCACAGTCTGCTGAAAAATCGAAGCGACCCAATATTCTGTTTGCGATTGCCGATGACTGGGGCTGGCCCCATGCCGGCGCTTATGGTGATCCGGTCGTGAAGACCCCCACCTTTGATCGGCTCGCCCGCGAAGGGGTGCTGTTTCAAAACGCGTATGTTTCGTCCCCTTCCTGTACTCCTTCCCGCGGAGCGATCCTGACCGGCAAATATCACTGGCAGCTCGACGCGGGAGCGAATCTGCACTGTATTTTTCCCGATCGACTGGAAACCTATCCAGAGGTCCTGAAGGCACACGGCTATAGCGTGGGACACACCGGCAAAGCCTGGGGACCGGGACGGACCGAAACCCGCTCCCGGGAACTGGCCGGGAAACGCTTTAAAAACTTTCAGGACTTTCTCAGTCAGCGTGACGGCGATGCTCCCTTCTGTTTCTGGCTGGGGAGCAGCGATCCTCACCGTCCATATGCCCCGGGATCCGGTGCTGAAAGTGGGATGGATCTCAGTAAAATCAAACTGGCAGCCTGTTTCCCTGACGCACCGGAAGTTCGCAGCGATGTCGCCGATTATTACTTTGAAGTACAGCGCTTCGACCAGCTCGTGGGCGATGCGCTCAAACTGCTGGAAACGAACGGCGAACTGGACAATACGATTATCTTCATGACCGGTGACCACGGTATGCCTTTCCCCCGCGGTAAGAGCTGTCTGTATGATACAGGCACCCGCGTGCCCCTGGCGGCGCGCTGGCCGGCACACATTCAGCCAAAACGCAGCGTCACCGATTTTGTGAGCCTGATTGATCTGGCACCCACGTTTTATGAGGCAGCGGGAGTCAAGATTCCAAAGGACGTCACCGGGAAAAGTCTGATGCCGGTCCTGGATGCCCCCGGATCGGGGCGTATCGTTGCTAGCCGGGATGAAATCTTCTTCGGCAAAGAGCGTCATGTCCCCTCTCAGGAAGCTCCCGACATGGGAGGCTATCCCTGTCGTGCGATTCGAACCGACGATTTTCTTTACATCCACAACTTTCGCCCCGATCGCTGGCCCGCAGGAACACCGAACTACACCAAGGCAGCCATCCCCGGCACCTGGTATGGTGACTGTGACAATGGTCCCACCAAGACCTACATGATTGCGAACAAAGATAAAGATGCAGAACATCGTCGGCTGTATGAACTCGCATTTGGCAAACTACCTGCGGAAGAGCTATATGACCTGCGGAACGATCCCGATCAACTGCAAAACGTAGCCGAGGATCCGATGTATCAAATGATCAAAGTCAAGCTCGCGAAGGAACTGCATCAAAAGCTGGTCGCAACCCACGATCCCCGCGAACTGGGACAGGGAGATGCGTTGGAGAAACATCCCTATCTGGGCGGTGGTCCGAAACATCCGAGTCTGGAGAAGAAACGCAAAAAGCGAAAGCAGAAACCGGTGAAATAG
- a CDS encoding HAD family hydrolase, translating into MPTQRKPVWNKVIFVDWHGVLSCDPFWLSILRNTDHPLHHGLTVATETLFSDESLIHDWMRGDISANQIVNRLDIEADDSFPPGYLRRKLVEDCQLMQVNQRLVQILRETRQQGIGIILATDNMDYFQEALQHANGQRSLTTQSVEEKMISFHSTVQIFDDVLCSCTQRVLKRENPERFYGSWLSTHALEFRDALLLDDLEVNCRTFQRAGGTAIQITDQRSGNDADLLPSQIQDWYQET; encoded by the coding sequence ATGCCGACACAACGCAAGCCAGTCTGGAACAAGGTGATCTTTGTTGACTGGCATGGCGTGCTGTCCTGCGATCCGTTCTGGCTTTCGATTCTCCGCAATACAGACCATCCCCTGCACCACGGGCTGACTGTCGCAACTGAAACACTTTTCAGTGACGAGTCACTGATCCATGACTGGATGCGGGGAGATATTTCTGCGAATCAGATCGTCAACAGATTAGACATCGAGGCGGATGACTCGTTTCCCCCTGGCTACCTGAGACGCAAGCTGGTCGAGGACTGCCAGTTGATGCAGGTCAATCAGCGGCTGGTTCAGATTTTGCGAGAGACCCGGCAGCAGGGAATCGGAATCATCCTGGCGACCGACAACATGGACTATTTTCAGGAGGCGCTTCAACACGCAAACGGTCAGAGGTCGTTAACAACTCAATCCGTGGAAGAGAAAATGATTTCATTCCATTCCACAGTTCAAATATTTGATGACGTGCTCTGCTCCTGCACACAACGTGTATTGAAACGAGAGAATCCAGAACGGTTTTACGGCAGCTGGCTGAGCACGCATGCACTTGAATTCAGAGATGCACTGCTGCTGGATGACCTGGAGGTCAACTGCAGAACGTTCCAGAGAGCAGGGGGGACTGCAATCCAGATCACGGATCAACGGTCTGGCAACGATGCGGATCTGTTACCGTCTCAAATCCAAGACTGGTATCAAGAAACCTGA
- a CDS encoding ferritin-like domain-containing protein, translating to MEIRAFAERVLLSESLEEKLIPAPEILTDEAPGEPLRIREPGRPANLKFAPPRTAPAMPKPSALLEQEKRALAHHIMANHELQALEVMAYILCAFPDAPTEFRQGMCKIMADEQRHTRMHKERASVLGLEFGTLPVNCYIWKKALNYESLLDYLAGLPLTFEGRNLDHTLEFEQYFLDAGDQRSAALMKVVYRDEIQHVAFGLHWLRQLKPDHLSDWEAYEQHLHWPVRAALSVGDTFNREGRKESGMTDEFIEQLYQAAQTDQPPNQKPKKLD from the coding sequence ATGGAAATTCGTGCTTTTGCAGAACGGGTTCTCTTAAGTGAGTCACTGGAAGAGAAGCTGATTCCTGCACCTGAAATACTGACAGATGAAGCTCCGGGAGAACCGTTGCGTATTCGTGAGCCGGGGCGACCCGCCAACCTGAAATTCGCCCCGCCCCGGACCGCGCCCGCGATGCCCAAACCCTCGGCACTGCTGGAACAGGAGAAACGGGCGCTGGCGCATCACATCATGGCGAACCACGAACTGCAGGCGCTGGAAGTGATGGCTTATATTCTGTGTGCGTTTCCCGATGCGCCGACGGAATTTCGGCAGGGTATGTGCAAAATCATGGCGGACGAGCAGCGCCACACGCGCATGCACAAGGAGCGGGCTTCCGTGTTGGGACTGGAGTTCGGCACTTTGCCCGTAAACTGCTACATCTGGAAGAAGGCGCTCAATTACGAGAGTCTGCTCGATTATCTGGCCGGCCTGCCCCTCACATTTGAGGGACGTAACCTGGATCATACCCTGGAATTCGAACAGTATTTTCTCGATGCCGGCGATCAGCGGAGTGCGGCTTTGATGAAGGTCGTCTATCGTGATGAAATTCAGCACGTTGCTTTTGGACTGCACTGGCTGCGTCAACTGAAACCTGATCACCTTTCAGACTGGGAAGCCTACGAGCAGCATCTGCACTGGCCGGTTCGAGCGGCCCTGTCCGTGGGAGATACTTTCAACCGTGAAGGACGCAAAGAATCAGGCATGACCGACGAATTCATCGAGCAACTCTATCAGGCAGCTCAGACGGATCAGCCCCCGAACCAGAAGCCCAAGAAACTGGATTGA
- a CDS encoding class I SAM-dependent methyltransferase: protein MNADSADTAAGQAVYTRKMLSIYDLWVLGISNSLIWKCRTKHILNWMNQNLTANHLDVGVGTGYYLEHCTFPSEDVRLALMDLNPNSLAAAAKRSARYQPEVYQADVLSPLPDQPRPFDSVSLNYLLHCLPGDLSTKAVLFDHLGPWLNPGALISGSTILHQGVPRGFLARRLMHVYNQKKYFTNTADSLDELQSQLVSRYTDVEVKVIGCVALFRARNHTPG from the coding sequence ATGAATGCGGATTCTGCGGACACCGCCGCCGGGCAGGCGGTTTACACTCGAAAAATGCTTTCGATCTACGATCTCTGGGTCCTGGGGATTTCCAATTCCCTGATCTGGAAGTGCCGCACGAAGCATATTTTAAACTGGATGAATCAGAATCTGACAGCCAATCATCTCGATGTGGGCGTGGGGACCGGCTATTACCTGGAGCACTGCACGTTTCCCTCTGAGGATGTCAGGCTGGCGTTGATGGATTTGAATCCCAACAGTCTGGCCGCTGCCGCAAAGCGGAGCGCGCGTTATCAGCCGGAAGTGTATCAGGCAGACGTACTCTCTCCCCTGCCCGATCAACCGCGTCCCTTCGATTCGGTCAGTCTGAATTATCTGCTGCATTGTCTGCCTGGTGACCTCAGTACAAAAGCAGTTCTGTTTGATCATCTGGGACCCTGGTTGAATCCGGGAGCTCTGATTTCCGGTTCCACCATTCTGCACCAGGGAGTCCCCCGCGGATTTCTGGCCCGACGTCTGATGCACGTCTACAATCAGAAAAAATACTTTACGAATACGGCAGACAGTCTGGATGAGTTACAATCCCAGCTGGTCAGTCGCTATACTGACGTGGAAGTGAAAGTCATCGGCTGCGTGGCCCTCTTTCGCGCCCGAAATCATACTCCTGGTTAA
- the dprA gene encoding DNA-processing protein DprA produces MPTESSESEQSLLDQIQLNLIQGVGPRIRRTLLEQFGTPGRILNAPRQDLLNVPGIGDKLANAIIYRTSKSTAEEELKRCRAAGYQILFEESDNYPSLLREMPDPPALLYCKGSILPEDELAVAIVGSRKCTHYGLQQAEKIAGALARSGVTVVSGLARGIDQAAHRGALKAGGRTIAVMATGLSHIYPPEHQELSEQVAEQGALVTEFPLDQAPVAGLFPQRNRIISGLSMGVLLIEAGRKSGALHTARHAYEQGRDVFAVPGRIDHPASAGCHDLIRDGAMLVRSVEDVLEGLSPAKSPVKVSENREVHTPRELSLSDFERDVLNLVTLEPQHLNEIVESSNLDSSRILSTLTVLEMRKVVKRLPGGYLVRATG; encoded by the coding sequence ATGCCCACGGAATCCTCCGAATCAGAGCAATCATTGCTGGACCAGATCCAGTTAAATCTGATTCAGGGAGTGGGGCCACGCATCCGCCGTACCCTGCTGGAACAGTTTGGAACTCCTGGCCGGATCTTAAATGCCCCCCGGCAGGATTTGTTGAATGTACCAGGGATCGGTGACAAACTGGCCAACGCTATCATTTACAGGACGTCGAAATCGACGGCAGAGGAAGAACTAAAGCGTTGTCGTGCGGCGGGATACCAGATCCTGTTTGAAGAGTCTGACAATTATCCGTCATTGTTGCGGGAAATGCCCGATCCCCCTGCCCTGCTCTACTGTAAAGGTTCAATCCTGCCGGAAGATGAACTGGCGGTCGCGATTGTCGGTTCGCGAAAGTGTACCCACTACGGTCTGCAGCAGGCAGAAAAGATCGCCGGGGCCCTGGCCCGCTCCGGGGTGACCGTAGTGAGTGGACTGGCACGCGGCATCGATCAGGCTGCGCACCGGGGTGCACTCAAGGCGGGGGGCCGGACAATCGCTGTCATGGCGACGGGCCTCTCGCACATTTATCCTCCCGAACATCAGGAACTGTCAGAGCAGGTTGCCGAACAGGGAGCCCTGGTGACTGAGTTCCCGCTGGATCAGGCTCCGGTGGCCGGTCTGTTTCCCCAACGGAATCGCATTATCAGCGGGCTTTCCATGGGAGTCCTGTTAATTGAAGCGGGACGTAAAAGCGGCGCTCTGCATACCGCTCGACACGCGTATGAGCAGGGACGCGATGTTTTCGCGGTTCCGGGACGCATTGACCATCCCGCCAGTGCCGGTTGCCATGATCTGATCCGCGACGGTGCCATGCTCGTGCGGAGCGTGGAAGACGTGCTGGAAGGATTGAGTCCAGCGAAATCACCAGTGAAGGTGTCAGAAAACCGGGAAGTCCATACGCCGCGTGAACTTTCGCTGAGTGATTTTGAGCGGGATGTGCTGAATCTGGTCACACTCGAGCCGCAGCATTTGAATGAAATTGTAGAATCCAGTAATCTCGACTCGTCCCGCATTCTATCCACGCTGACGGTTCTGGAAATGCGGAAAGTGGTCAAACGTCTGCCGGGCGGGTATCTGGTCAGAGCCACCGGCTGA
- a CDS encoding sulfite exporter TauE/SafE family protein, whose amino-acid sequence MGVGLIDFLLISLTGGAIGFLAGMFGVGGGFLLVPILNIVLGIPMELAVGSSACQILGPATTSLLARKIKVRDLAFPLVITGGLFLGVIAGTSILEKAKQSATIQLNGQPIIVADLVVLVVYFLMLLGLAIISLKSAHRPDSELKDAFFKDRFLIPPVTSFPNLFEGSLSIPVIAWFGLGLGLISGLLGISGGILLLPMLIFGLGIPTHRAITCSLVIVWIVAFQSTIAHAWHGNISIEIVIALLLGGTIGARLGSDLNSRLKGLQLRQQFGWLLLSVALMIGIRLIYLLVS is encoded by the coding sequence ATGGGCGTAGGGTTGATTGATTTTCTGCTGATCTCACTGACCGGGGGCGCGATCGGTTTTCTGGCAGGCATGTTCGGCGTCGGCGGAGGTTTTCTGCTGGTCCCCATTCTGAATATCGTGCTGGGAATCCCCATGGAACTGGCGGTCGGCTCCAGTGCCTGTCAGATCCTGGGACCCGCGACCACCTCATTACTGGCCCGAAAAATCAAAGTCCGGGATCTGGCATTTCCCCTCGTGATTACCGGCGGCCTGTTTCTGGGCGTGATTGCCGGAACCAGTATTCTGGAAAAAGCGAAACAGTCGGCCACGATTCAGTTGAATGGTCAACCGATTATTGTCGCTGACCTTGTGGTACTCGTGGTCTATTTCCTGATGCTGCTGGGACTGGCCATCATCTCCCTCAAGAGTGCCCATCGTCCCGATTCAGAATTGAAAGATGCCTTTTTCAAAGACCGGTTTCTAATCCCCCCTGTTACTTCGTTTCCCAATCTGTTTGAAGGCTCGCTCTCGATTCCCGTCATCGCCTGGTTCGGACTGGGACTGGGGCTGATCTCCGGACTGCTGGGCATTAGTGGCGGAATATTGCTGTTGCCCATGCTGATTTTCGGGCTGGGAATCCCCACACACCGCGCCATCACCTGCAGCCTGGTAATCGTCTGGATCGTGGCATTTCAGTCGACTATTGCTCATGCGTGGCACGGCAATATCAGTATCGAAATCGTGATTGCTCTGTTGCTGGGGGGAACCATTGGCGCACGCCTGGGCTCGGACCTGAATTCGCGACTCAAAGGCCTGCAGTTAAGACAGCAGTTTGGCTGGTTATTACTGTCGGTGGCTCTTATGATTGGAATACGGCTGATCTATCTCTTGGTCAGCTGA